The Leptidea sinapis chromosome 35, ilLepSina1.1, whole genome shotgun sequence genome contains a region encoding:
- the LOC126975226 gene encoding venom peptide isomerase heavy chain-like isoform X3 — MFKFSCVILLFSISSSDSNTTNFQKISTFVPRIYNGWPAKLGDVPYQVGFKTRTKKNIFVTFCGGTIIAPTKIISAAHCFTKDENVCEKFCGGNSNRPLSHIYAVAGSLSNYEIWTSTSQWRKLKNVTYPAKYKFPYHDIAILFTYLPFIYNNYVNEIPIAVKYVNYQGKCLASGYGRTSPTKRSQLLLLAHLDMFPIQICNIIFRRNMANFVCTSRANTSTGKGDSGGPLVCSSTGDPNEKEKGVLVGVVSGSRKNIASFFTRVSSFSKYIKRNSCHINRIDNLLLVISSCLTSYLMDSFYSVMIQITTIRRTDSKRQFP; from the exons ATGTTTAAATTTTCATgtgttattttactattttcaaTAAGTTCTTCGGATTCGAATACAACAAACTTTCAAAAAATAAGTACTTTTGTACCACGAATATACAATGGATGGCCGGCTAAACTTGGAGATGTACCGTACCAG gtTGGATTCAAGACAAggaccaaaaaaaatatattcgttaCATTTTGTGGAGGAACAATTATAGCGCCAACTAAAATTATTTCCGCTGCTCACTGTTTTACAAAAGACGAAAATGTATGCGAAAAGTTTTGTGGAGGCAATTC GAATCGACCACTTTCACATATATATGCTGTCGCAGGAAGTCTTAGTAATTACGAAATTTGGACATCGACATCGCAGtggagaaaattaaaaaatgttacaTATCCAGCTAAATACAAATTTCCTTATCATGACATTGCAATTTTG TTTACTTATTtaccatttatttacaacaaCTACGTGAACGAAATACCAATTGCAGTCAAATATGTCAACTATCAAGGCAAATGTCTTGCATCGGGCTATGGGCGTACGTCTCCAACG AAAAGGTCACAACTATTGCTCCTGGCACATTTGGATATGTTTCCTATACAAATATGCAACATTATATTTCGCCGAAATATGGCGAATTTCGTTTGCACTTCAAGGGCTAATACCAGTACTGGAAAG gGTGATTCTGGCGGGCCGCTAGTGTGTTCAAGTACAGGTGACCCTAATGAAAAAGAGAAAGGAGTTCTTGTAGGAGTTGTTAGTGGAAGTAGAAAAAACATTGCGTCATTTTTCACACGTGTCTCCTCCTTTTCAAAATACATCAAGCGGAACAGCTGTCACATTAATAGGATAGATAATTTGCTGTTGGTTATTTCTTCATGTTTGACGTCTTATTTAATGGATTCATTCTACTCAGTGATGATTCAAATAACAACAATTCGAAGAACAGATTCAAAAAGGCAATTTCCTTGA
- the LOC126975226 gene encoding trypsin I-P1-like isoform X2, whose translation MFKFSCVILLFSISSSDSNTTNFQKISTFVPRIYNGWPAKLGDVPYQVGFKIRSKKNRYFTFCGGTIIAPNKIISAAHCFTKKGNLCERWCGGAKPKRSLSRIYAVAGSLRNSGTLNKPSTSQWRKLKNVTYPAKYKFPNYDIAILFTYLPFIYNNNVNEIPIAVKYVNYYGKCLVSGYGRTSPTKRSQLLLLAHLDMFPIQICNIIFRRNMANFVCTSRANTSTGKGDSGGPLVCSSTGDPNEKEKGVLVGVVSGSRKNIASFFTRVSSFSKYIKRNSCHINRIDNLLLVISSCLTSYLMDSFYSVMIQITTIRRTDSKRQFP comes from the exons ATGTTTAAATTTTCATgtgttattttactattttcaaTAAGTTCTTCGGATTCGAATACAACAAACTTTCAAAAAATAAGTACTTTTGTACCACGAATATACAATGGATGGCCGGCTAAACTTGGAGATGTACCGTACCAG gtTGGATTCAAGATAAGGAGCAAAAAAAATAGATACTTTACATTTTGTGGAGGAACAATTATAGcgccaaacaaaattatttccGCTGCTCactgttttacaaaaaaaggaAATTTATGCGAAAGGTGGTGTGGAGGAGCCAAGCC AAAACGATCACTTTCACGTATATATGCTGTCGCAGGCAGTCTAAGAAATTCCGGAACTTTGAATAAACCATCGACATCACAGtggagaaaattaaaaaatgttacaTATCCAGCCAAATACAAATTTCCTAATTATGATATTGCAATTTTG TTTACATATTtaccatttatttacaacaaCAACGTGAACGAAATACCAATTGcagttaaatatgttaactaTTACGGCAAATGTCTTGTATCGGGCTATGGGCGTACGTCTCCAACG AAAAGGTCACAACTATTGCTCCTGGCACATTTGGATATGTTTCCTATACAAATATGCAACATTATATTTCGCCGAAATATGGCGAATTTCGTTTGCACTTCAAGGGCTAATACCAGTACTGGAAAG gGTGATTCTGGCGGGCCGCTAGTGTGTTCAAGTACAGGTGACCCTAATGAAAAAGAGAAAGGAGTTCTTGTAGGAGTTGTTAGTGGAAGTAGAAAAAACATTGCGTCATTTTTCACACGTGTCTCCTCCTTTTCAAAATACATCAAGCGGAACAGCTGTCACATTAATAGGATAGATAATTTGCTGTTGGTTATTTCTTCATGTTTGACGTCTTATTTAATGGATTCATTCTACTCAGTGATGATTCAAATAACAACAATTCGAAGAACAGATTCAAAAAGGCAATTTCCTTGA
- the LOC126975226 gene encoding transmembrane protease serine 9-like isoform X1 → MLKFSCVTLLFLISSSHLNTTYDHNKINGFVPRVYNGWPAKLGDVPYQVGFKIRSKKNRYFTFCGGTIIAPNKIISAAHCFTKKGNLCERWCGGAKPKRSLSRIYAVAGSLRNSGTLNKPSTSQWRKLKNVTYPAKYKFPNYDIAILFTYLPFIYNNNVNEIPIAVKYVNYYGKCLVSGYGRTSPTKRSQLLLLAHLDMFPIQICNIIFRRNMANFVCTSRANTSTGKGDSGGPLVCSSTGDPNEKEKGVLVGVVSGSRKNIASFFTRVSSFSKYIKRNSCHINRIDNLLLVISSCLTSYLMDSFYSVMIQITTIRRTDSKRQFP, encoded by the exons atgttaaaattttcatgtgttactttactatttttaataagctCTTCGCATTTGAATACAACATACGACCATAACAAAATTAATGGTTTTGTACCACGAGTATACAACGGATGGCCGGCTAAACTTGGAGATGTACCGTACCAG gtTGGATTCAAGATAAGGAGCAAAAAAAATAGATACTTTACATTTTGTGGAGGAACAATTATAGcgccaaacaaaattatttccGCTGCTCactgttttacaaaaaaaggaAATTTATGCGAAAGGTGGTGTGGAGGAGCCAAGCC AAAACGATCACTTTCACGTATATATGCTGTCGCAGGCAGTCTAAGAAATTCCGGAACTTTGAATAAACCATCGACATCACAGtggagaaaattaaaaaatgttacaTATCCAGCCAAATACAAATTTCCTAATTATGATATTGCAATTTTG TTTACATATTtaccatttatttacaacaaCAACGTGAACGAAATACCAATTGcagttaaatatgttaactaTTACGGCAAATGTCTTGTATCGGGCTATGGGCGTACGTCTCCAACG AAAAGGTCACAACTATTGCTCCTGGCACATTTGGATATGTTTCCTATACAAATATGCAACATTATATTTCGCCGAAATATGGCGAATTTCGTTTGCACTTCAAGGGCTAATACCAGTACTGGAAAG gGTGATTCTGGCGGGCCGCTAGTGTGTTCAAGTACAGGTGACCCTAATGAAAAAGAGAAAGGAGTTCTTGTAGGAGTTGTTAGTGGAAGTAGAAAAAACATTGCGTCATTTTTCACACGTGTCTCCTCCTTTTCAAAATACATCAAGCGGAACAGCTGTCACATTAATAGGATAGATAATTTGCTGTTGGTTATTTCTTCATGTTTGACGTCTTATTTAATGGATTCATTCTACTCAGTGATGATTCAAATAACAACAATTCGAAGAACAGATTCAAAAAGGCAATTTCCTTGA
- the LOC126975226 gene encoding transmembrane protease serine 9-like isoform X4, producing the protein MFKFSCVILLFSISSSDSNTTNFQKISTFVPRIYNGWPAKLGDVPYQVGFKTRTKKNIFVTFCGGTIIAPTKIISAAHCFTKDENVCEKFCGGNSNRPLSHIYAVAGSLSNYEIWTSTSQWRKLKNVTYPAKYKFPYHDIAILFTYLPFIYNNYVNEIPIAVKYVNYQGKCLASGYGRTSPTTRSSKLLLAHLELIPIQICNIIFRRNMKRFVCTSSVFTDVGKGDSGGPLVCANTGDPNEKGKGVLVGVVSGNQRRAGSFFTRVSFFAKYIQRNSCHINRIDTLMLVISSCLTSF; encoded by the exons ATGTTTAAATTTTCATgtgttattttactattttcaaTAAGTTCTTCGGATTCGAATACAACAAACTTTCAAAAAATAAGTACTTTTGTACCACGAATATACAATGGATGGCCGGCTAAACTTGGAGATGTACCGTACCAG gtTGGATTCAAGACAAggaccaaaaaaaatatattcgttaCATTTTGTGGAGGAACAATTATAGCGCCAACTAAAATTATTTCCGCTGCTCACTGTTTTACAAAAGACGAAAATGTATGCGAAAAGTTTTGTGGAGGCAATTC GAATCGACCACTTTCACATATATATGCTGTCGCAGGAAGTCTTAGTAATTACGAAATTTGGACATCGACATCGCAGtggagaaaattaaaaaatgttacaTATCCAGCTAAATACAAATTTCCTTATCATGACATTGCAATTTTG TTTACTTATTtaccatttatttacaacaaCTACGTGAACGAAATACCAATTGCAGTCAAATATGTCAACTATCAAGGCAAATGTCTTGCATCGGGCTATGGGCGTACGTCTCCAACG ACAAGGTCATCAAAATTGCTCCTGGCACATTTGGAATTGATTCCAATACaaatatgcaatattatatTTCGCCGGAATATGAAGAGGTTCGTTTGCACTTCAAGTGTATTTACCGATGTTGGAAAG GGTGATTCTGGCGGGCCGCTGGTGTGTGCAAATACAGGTGATCCTAATGAAAAAGGGAAAGGAGTTCTTGTGGGAGTTGTGAGTGGAAATCAAAGACGCGCTGGATCATTCTTCACACGTGTCTCCTTCTTCGCGAAATACATCCAGCGGAACAGCTGTCACATTAATAGGATAGATACTTTGATGTTGGTTATTTCATCATGTTTGACGTCTTTTTAA